CACAGAAAGCCTTTCATGTATGCCGCTTTCGTTGTGTTTTCATGTTCGGCACATGACGAAGAAGaaacaagcaaacaacaaaagaaaagaagagcCGTCCACGTGCCCTAATATGTTGTGCCGTCTCTGCCGAACGGTGCGTCGGGCacatccgctgccgctgtccgcCCACCGCACGGAAGAGGCGAGATCAACTTCTAAGCCTGTGCTCTCGTCCCTCCAGAGCTTGCCGAGCAGGATGCTGTCACTGGGTCACTTCCAGgcagggagaagggagagcgcaggccgctgctccaccgaTTCGACGACGGAGAGAACGTATCGACATGGAAAGCGTGCGCtccggcgttgctgccgcttcctTGCACGGCACCTGAAAGCGACGTCTGATGGTGTGCGTTTTCAGCTGCCTTCCTCGGTGACAAAACGGGGTGGAGCGGCTTGacgccggtgcgcgcgctAGCACCTGCCCCTTCCGCTCCAGGGTGAGCGCCGGAAAGCGGTGATGATGAGTCCAGGTGCGGGTAGGATGTCGCCCCTGCCAGTCCCACGACGGGAGAGTTGACAGACGTGGAGCGCCACGACTGGTAGCTATGAAAGGAGGCATTCAAGGGCGGCAGGCCAGCGGCCATGGTTGGATGATGGAGCGGGTACGGCGCCACACTTTGGTCATACGGGGACGCCATGGTGCCAGCTGCGGTCCACCCTCGGCCGATCCCAACCGGACTGACGCTCGCTGCGGATGCCCTGGTGCTCACTTGGCGATCTAAGAAGACGGGAGAGGTACCGTGCAGGCTAATCTGGTCAAAGCCGTTTACGTTTCCCAGCCTCGTCGTTGGGGATAGTCGGCTCAGCGTCTGTTGCTCCTGCTTGAGCAAGaactcgcgcagctgctccagacGAGGATGAGCGGGGCCGTTGTGCAGCGAAACGTCCTCGAAGTCGTCGGAGGTGCTCTCGAGATCTTCCCGACGGTTGCGCGGAGCCGAGGAGAAGGAGTTCACTTGGTGCAGGCCCTGGCTAGGGCTTGTGCTGCCACCTGCGTCATGGCGCGTGGGCGACTTCTTGCGTCGGCGAAAAAACTGGAGGCCGCCAATGCTGCCGCTCTGCAAGCTGACGCTGTTCGGAGTAGCGCTCTGCCAACCGTGCCGTGCGTGCCGCGCCGACCCGGCTGGCGAGCCGGGTCGGAAGCTCATGCTCCCCACGCTGCTTTCGGTGGCGTAGTTGTTGAGGGCACCTCGGGAGGCTGACGCCATACTGTACTGAAGCTGCAGTTCCTGTAGTAAGGAAGAACTGAGCCGCACGTTGGGTGTATTCCTGTCGGAGGTTCGCCGGCCCTCGTACTCGGCGCGGCCATAGAACTCTGGTGAAGCAATGCGATTCTGTTCATCCTCGAggcgctgcttctcttcgAGCGTGAGCGGCGGAGGGCCGGCCTGGGGCACACGTTCGACACCGCGGAAATCAAGACACACGTCCTGGTCACCATGATGCACGACGATTCGATTACGTGGCAGATTGCGCCGTGGACGCACACGGGTTTCAATGGGGATACCCTCCACGCGCTCCGCGTTCGGAGATGCCGGCCGCACACCGCCATCGAGGCCATAGTAGTAGTTGTTGCCCTCCCCGCGATAGTCGATGGCGTCGCGATCGGCGTAGTTGTCGCGAATATTCTGGCTTGGCCTCTGACCGCTGTTGTaggcggcgccgtcatcgcctcTGCCCGCGCCCACTTGCACACTAGGGGCCTCCCCAAACGCGCTCTCCTCCTGAAGGGTCACGCTCTCCGCATCCGCATACAAACGGCGCGATGGCGCATGCAGGGCGCTGTAAACATGAGTGACGCACCAGATTATGCTCGAAATAGCGAGAATAGCACCAGCGATGCTGCTGATGAGTATGAGCGAGCTCATGATCGTCTCTACAGGCGGGCGACCGGAGTCTGACGAGGCGGAAACGAAGGATTATGTACAGCCGAAaggcctccccctccgcacTCCGAGGCCTGTGAGCGGTGCAGACACAGTCACCTGTGCAACCCGACGAGTATCCAACtaggtggggggaggagcaAGCAGATAATGACTAGAGCTACACACAAAGTAAAAGATACAAGAGGAAAAGGCATCCACTGGCCGTCCTTCAACCAAACAAGCTTGGCTGACCGAGCGAAATGGGCTTCGCGCTCTGGTCAGGCaagacgcgcgcgctgctgcgaaaaaaaaaaacgacgtCCTCGCGTCTGTTGGGCGCTCACTTtcgatggaggagggggagggggaagagagaaaggacaGCGCGAGACACacaagggaggggggagtaACGAGAAGACAAGCGCGAGCGCGCCCCGGGGCAGCGGTTTTCGGATATCAACAGCAGAGAAACCGATCGACGTACGTGAGCTCTGCTTTGATCGCGGAGAGTCGAGCAACAACgacggcaacagcaacagaaaaacaaacaaaaaaaaagaagataGCCCAAACATACGCAACGACGATGCCGCGACGCGATCGCACTAAATTTCCTaaagggaagaaaaaaaaacgagcaGAGACGGAGAAACACACGGGAGGAGCAGACAAGCGAAAGGGAAGCTGCACGCGAACGCCTGACCTTAGCGCATGGAGCCAGAAGGCGACACACGAGGAAAAAGAGAATCAACCGCACACAATACTCAAACGGCAAGAGGAGCACAACAGGAATGAGAAACAAGTGAAGTTCagagggagggtgagggcggcagaggggggagggatggcGCGTAATCCAGCAGACACGGCGCCACGGAAACACAAACAGCTAACAAACCAAGGAAAGACGTGGAGAAAGGACCGGCGAAGACTTTGGAGGGCAAGGGAGGGGAaagtgggggggggcacaaCGGTGACAACGACCAATCAACAGAGAGTGACCAAATCCACGTCGAAGGAAACCCCAGACGGCCAACAAGAGTGCGCTGAACAGGAAAAAACAAAATACAAAAAGATTTTATGCATGGCAGGGGTCAAGAGAGCGCGCGACGAACAACAGAACTAAAAAGAGGCGCTTCACTAGAGTCCCGAGTACTACAGTCCCAACAAGGGTCGAAAACGCGCACAACGGCAAGAGGCAAGAACAGAAGAGGTGGGCACTTAGCGAGAAGAACACCAACCCACCCAAAACGCAGAGCGGGCGAGAAGATGATAGACCTACGCTTTCTATTTTGTGGGGCTTCTTTGACTCTCGCGCAGtcgccgtttttttttttagggggtaggggagagggggtaggggaggtcagagagagagagagaccggGCGAACGAGCGAGCAAGGAAAGGTGACCACCAgcagacaaaaaaaaacaaaaacaaatACCATCAAAGAATAGAGACAcgccgcacctcctcacACAGAGCGATCAATGCTTGACGCTCCGCTTGCGCTGCTTCCTTTCGCGCTTCGCTCGGGACTCTGATGAATGGTAGAGAGCTATCGATGTGCGGCAATATGCATGTAACTGTCGTTTTAGAGCAGCAGACTGCGTTTTGCGTGTGCAGAGGgcgtgggggtgggggtgatGAATagcgagagtgagagagactCCGAAGTGAAGgatgggggagagagatggggaCGGAATCGTGGGCACACGAGATGTGGGGCCCGGTGAAAGTGCAATGCGGCGCGTCACATGCTGCCGAAACGTGACCTACCCGCATGCAGAAATGCGTGTGTATGCCGGAGGCTGCGTGTGGGCGTTCGCCACGCGCCACGGTGCACCAGGAATCATGCTCCCACCCACCAGTAACGCGCCAGAGGTTGGATacgcagctgcttctcctttAGAGTCCTCGGGTTCGTTTTGAAGCCGTGTCGCGCAAGCTACCGGGCGAGGAGAAATGCATAAGATGAAGCGATAAGAGCAGCAAACAACGTCCCTCGCAGTGCAGCCGGTcttggctgcagcggcggttgGTGTGGCGTGCAGACCACATCCGCGCTGAGGAGCTCAACAGGGACGAGCATGGCGGGGTGTGTTTcgcgcgtgtatgcgccTGTCACGAAATATAGGGACGAGTGCGTTCCGGTGAGGCACGGCAGCATGCCCTCCGCGGATCACTTCCTTCACAACAGGAGCAGGTGATGCGCTCCTCTGAATCCGGTGGAATCCATCGCAGGCGCGCTAgttgctcgctcgctctctcacgTGAGCGTTGCTTTTATGCGCCAGGTGGTAGCCGCATCGCGATGGGGTGGGCGGCAATGAGAAACGGCTGCAGGTatagagaggaggagacacaATAAAGatgaaggagaagagagagtcATGGGTACTGTTGCAGCAACCGGAAAAGGAGAAGCGAAGATCAAGCCACTCTGTCGTCGAAGACTTGCTCACATGCGCTGTGCACTGCGACGCACACAACCATCGTGGAACCCGGGCGCACCACCGTTCGTCGAGGTTAGCCACATCGCCCACTCTTTCGGAAGCTCCTTGCTAAGATGGTTTGATTTCCTGGTAGAGCCCAGCGCAACAGGCGCACGTGGAAACGCTGGTGAAAAGATCGCACTGGACCATTTCAGTAGTCTGCACAAGCATGGGCACGCGTAAGAGAGTGCACGACGTCTTGGCCGCGTAAACAGGAAGTTAAGTCGGTACCACGACGCCCTTTCCGCCCGGAAGGAGTAAGCAAAAGAGGGCGTagagagtgtgtgcgtgttggcgctcgggagaaagagaagtCAGCGATGCCGACCGCCGTGGCCGGCTTGAAGCACATCACGTTTTGCACGAGGAGCAAGGACGGCGCTGTCCTCAATCTAACGCTCGCCCGCTCACTCACTAGTATTTGATCGACCCGTTTGCGCTGACACATCAGCACTAGTTCAACGTACATCACGAGCTGCGCTTGCTCAGTGAGTAGAGGAGAACCAAGATGCCCAGCACAATGGCTGCCTTACGGGTGTAGTCCAAAATGAATGACTcagccggctgctgcggctctgcATCGGGCCAAGGAAAAAACTTTCCGAACGGGTCTTGGGTGACCATTTCCCGGCCGCATCGCGCAATCAGCTTGCGCGGATTTGCGTTCTCGAACACGAGAAGCGTAGGAATGATCTTGATATTGTATGTGTCGCCCCACACCCGCGCCATCGACCTGGCATCCGCGTACGGCAGGCAGTAGTAGTCCCCGTGCGACTCACGAAAGTAGCTCATCATCTCCTCCTCAGATCGATCCAATGACATGAACACAACCTCGAACTTCTTCTTGGCGTGGTGAGTCTCGTAGAAGCTCTTCAGCAGCGGGGTGAAGGCGCGGCACGGCGGGCACCAGCGTGCGGAAAAGTACATAAGCACGTACTCCGCGTCCTTCAAGACATCGATGGCACgaacggcgctgccgtccttgCAGAGGAGCATGAGCTCCGAGTTGTTGAAGAAGTTGGGCTCCATGCAGTAAGTCGGGGTACGTGTCTCTGCGCGCAacgagagcgaggaggcgggagaaagcagcagcacgaatGACGCAAAAACGAAGGAAAAGCGCAACAACAGGGAGACGCTTCTGCCTTTACATTTCGTTGTTCCGTTGTTTGGGCGACTCCGAGTAAGGCACTCGCAGGGCATCGCAGCGCGTCATGCCGTTTATAGGGAACGTACGAAACAAAGGCGAGAGCAGGGGgcggaaggggggggggtgagcATACCGAAAGTACATAAAGTACTGAGCTCGGCTGCTTTGGGATCTCTGCGCCACATCCCGTGTGCTGCGTAGCAGGCGAACACGAGGGGGGCCGAGAGTGGCGGTGGGGAATCCGGCAGCGTTGCGGCCACCCCAAGCGAGGGCTACCTCTTTTACGAACAGCGCACATCCGACTCGACTCCCCGCAACGACGCATCCCCAGTTGGGatctgccgcggcgtcaCTGGCTGACGCGCTTCGTACTGCACCCTCAATTACGTTTTGTCTTGTGCATCTTCTCGCGTCTCCGCTTCGCTCACAACACCGACGTTGGCACTCGGGCAGAAAAGAAGCCGCAACCCCGGTGCCTGCGTGCTTCTCGATAACGCCTCGCTCCGGCCGGTGTGCAGGGCAACCAAAACAGCGCTTCGGGACGCCGCTAAGCGAGTCGCTTACGGATGACGTCatcaagcacacacacacacacacacaagcggaAATAAGGAAAGGCAGAGGGATAGATGGGTGGAGCGGAAGACTATCTTGTGAGTGCGGAGGAAAGTgtaggaggggaggagggaccGTGTACGGAAAGCACCCAGGAGAAACGCAACCTGTGAGATGGAAGGGCAATGTTCTGCACAGTACGGCGagcagaaagagaagcgagaagAAATAGAGAAGTCTTTCAGGGTTAGGTGGGGGGGGCGTGGTAAAGGGACGGAACGGGAAACGATGAATGGTTTGGGTGGGGGTGGAGCACCACAAATGGTACTGAAGGAAACACTGTTGCGGCCTCTTGTCCGAGCCCGCTTAAGAGGGGTGTCTCCGCTTCGCCTCGTACTGCGCACAAGACCGCCGCGGGGAACGGAGAGGGGCCgaggaaggaaaagaatGGACTGCATGCTTTACATGACACGGTTTTGTATCGAGACGGATGATGTGCGCCCGACCGCACTAGGAGCGTTCAGCAAACAACCACTACCTGAAGTACAGTTGCCGGGATGATCAGAAGAAAAATCAAGGACAGGGAGACGACCGAGTAACTggggaaacaaaaaagaggcCAGCGAGCCGAgccgtccccccccccctcgtgCCTTGCCTCGGATGTGTGCCGGAGGCGGATGACACGAGAAAGTACGTTGTTCACAGTATGCAGTCGGTGCTCTGCAGGCGCACAGGGCATCGAGGACAGCGGAAGAGAGCAGGACAGGAAAGAACGGGCAGATCGAGGGAGCCGTGACGAAACAAATCGAAGAAAGCGGCGGGTTCCGATCGATGGGAGGCGAGGGCCGCTAAGAGGGGTGGAGAGACGGACAGAGCCCGCCGTCCAAAGAGGTAGAAAACgcaaaaaaaacaaaagacaGAGCGCTTGATGTGCCGTGAAGCGCTCGAGGAAATAGGCGCGCACAGGCGACCGAGGAGACGCGCCGATCATGGGCGCAAGTGAAAGACTGGAGTGTCAGCACGGGCAAAGGCAACGGCACAGAGTGAGAGAAACCCGCAACGGATGACGGGAGCGCGCAAAGAGACCGGAAAGGAGCTGGGGgaagtggggtggggggagggagggacagCGAAGGAAACAACCAGGAGTACCTCGACGCACGAGCGTGCAACAGAAGACGAGGACGGGGCACCGTCTGCGGTCAACAGACGATGTGAGCCAGCGCTCTTGACATAAAACGCAGCGCTCGCCAACGTGTAGCACTCATGCCGCTGGTCGCGCTTTCGCGTCTCCGATAGCCGCCGGCCTCCGACGCGTCTTTGGCGACGGACATCCGCTGCGCGCCCTCTCTGTGAGTCGATTACCTCACGAAGCACCGCCTCTGCATCGACGACCGCCACGGCAGACATCAAGCCCTTCAAAAGGATGCTGCATTGGCTGCACCGCGGCTTTCGTACTGACTGCGGATTTCTGCTGCCCAGAAGGCGCAGTCTTTGTCACAGCGGCGAAAAcgcgaggaaggagggggagccgCGCGCTAAGGAATCGAAGAACTGGCTGGGGCCTCTAAAGAACCCATCTCTCGCCTCCTTGTGTTCCCTCCGCTGAGGGAGACAAGGATGGCCGAGCCGTGACAGCCCGCAGTTTTCCCCTGTCCTGCTCAGAACACGAGGGCTGAGCAAGGCTTGCCTTCGTGCCATTCTCGTCCGTCGCCTCTTCCCTGTAGATGTGATTACGCCGGTAGTGCAGCACAACGGACCGTCGAGTGGGAGCTTgagcagaggcagcggtcGTTGTCGCATCGGCATATctcttcgcagcagcaacgcgctACACACCCGGGCTGCTTTGCTCTCATCCTTGCCTTTCTTAGCCGCATCCTTGTAGGcatctccgctgctgcttcttcagTCGTagctgccgcggcttgaagGGCTTCAGCTGCATGCCGGCCCGCGTGTGGAATACAAGCGTTTCGGGCGGCCACTCCAAAGTTAGGCTTGAACGTAACCGGGCGCAGTGTACAGACGCGACAGTCATAAAGTCCCTGACCGCACGGACGCTACGCTCCGCCCCTTCCACCGTTACAGATTGGCGAAGCTCAGAAGGGCCCCTTATCGGCTGCTCTAGCTCACAGATTGCAGGCATACCGGCACTTGCTTGGGGTGTAGGCGTGCATCCTCTGCCACCTGTGCCTCTAGCTTGCCTGCATCCTCGTACTTCAGACAGGGTCAGTCTCTATGTGCGCACTTGGCGAAGCTAAGCATAGCATCCTTGAATCGATCCGTTAACTCCAGGACGGCCTCGAACATGTGTGAGACGCAGTACTTTCTGTAGAATGTGCTCAACTGTGCGGTGCCCAGCCATGTCGCGCAATGTGAACGACGACGTACTGCTTCGTGCGCGAGGCCTGGCAGACACTCACGGTGAAGCCGCCTTGATGTACGGGGCTGCAGGGAGCCTTCTTGTGGAACAGAGCCGATGAAGTGTTGAGACgagggaaaggagaggagatGCGTTGTCGAATGGAAAGCGAAGACTCCACCACGGGGAATCAACAGAGGCGTGCGTCGGCATGCCACTAAGAGTTGGCTGTTAGTGCGCGGGTAAGGATACACCCTCGCCGTACGTTTGAGCGTGCGGCGTGCTGTGCGCTGGAGCGCATGTGCGTGAGGGCCAGTTGATACTCACTTGCAAGACGCTGTGGACGAGCATGAGAAAGAAAAGACGCAGAACAAACTGGAAGGGGCGATGCACATCTTCGTGTTGgtctgctgcaccacgcgaGTGAGGCTGGGGTGCCGAAAGAAGCCCTCGTACTACTTGGTATTGCTGAGTGAGCCGTGATAGTCCTGTTGCAGGGAGCTGACGGAGTTCTGACAGCACTCTCTCACTGGTTTTCGTTGGCCATGAGAAACCTCCCTCGGTCTTAAGACTCTAGGCAACAAAAACCGATTAGCGCGACACGCGCACCCGAGTGCCCACGAGAGAAGAGACTTGAGTACTTCGTTTCACGAGGGGGCATATGAAGGAATGAGCAacggcatgcgcgcacacctcTTCTGCTTCCCGCGCCCAACAGTTACTGGATAAGCAAAGTCAGCAGGAGGATCGTCAGTACTACAATGGccgccgttttttttttcatgaAGGAGTGTCGGGCCGCGTtgatgatggcggcggcgctatGCCACGGAAAGCTCTGTGCGTCCGGGTCACGCAGTACCATGTCGCGACCATAGCTCGTCATGACACGTCGCTCGGCGTTGTTTTCCAAAACTAGCAGCGACGGAATCGAAAAGGAGCCCGTGCTGCTGGGCCCAGTCTCGGCCGATCGTCTGCGCAGCATTGTATAATAAAGCGAGCCAGTCTCCGTGCGCCTCGCTGAAGTGCGTCCTCATCTCATCTGGTGAACTGTCGCTGGAGACGAAGAGAACCTCGAAGTTGTGCTTTACGTGATGCTTCTCGTGAAATGCCTTTTTGCTTTGGCGTGAAGCGGCGGCATGGCGGGCACCAGTGGGCGGAGAAGCAGATGAGCACGTACTTTTTGCCAGCGAGGacttcagcggcagcaacagtgCCTTgtttgcgcagcagctcgatTGCCGCATTCTCGAACAGATGCGACATGAAAGCCAGAAGAGAGGCCGCGTGGGGCGGAGCGGCTCTGCGAGGAAAAACGCGGCACTATTCGTGTCGAGGATACATGGGCGACAGCAAGTGGGAGGTACGAAACGACACACAACttggcgagagagagaaagacagtcaggggggggggagggatgcACATAGAGACATGAAGGGCCGTGCGGAAACGCGTGTCGGCCCATGGAGGACTTGCTACAGCAACAGACGTGGGTGCGCGAGAGCCGCATGACAAGTGCTTCACGCAAAGCAGCGTCGTGTACGCTGAATGGCCCTTGGCAGGCAGGCGCACAGCAACGCACATGCCTTGCAATCCTCCCGCAGAGTCTTTTTGCTCACACAGCCCAGAGGCCCACGAGTACTGCCTCGCAGGGGCAGTGCTTCGCTTCATGTACGAGGGATTTCCGCCGCCTctgagcgacgccgcagtgCGTCGCATAAAAGCAAAACGCGACAGACGGTCAGCGCCGCGAAGGAGTTCGCCTACGCGAGAGACGGCAAGATCCGCCGACCAATGTACGGGTACATGAATGCCCGTGTATCGAGCAGATGTCCCATCATGATGGCGAGAATGTCCACTGCATCACCATAGCAgcccttctctctgtttGTGCGATTCTTTGAACAGCAAAGGAGCtgacggagggggagggggcacacaCCTCTCAGCGCGCCGTATCTCAGGGCCTGATACACCTCCTTCCGCTCTCTGTGAAGAAGCCACTaaacccccctcctccacacctAACcttgccaatgccgagctACTTCTGGTGCTGACATGGCCTAGTGCCTGCGGCATAGCGAGCTCCAAGCGATGTAccgctgatgtcggcggtcaggtcctggatggcgtggtgcTGGAGTAacctgcggcggcgaacacgcttgcgccatccacatgatgtGCAAGGtgccagcgtggctcgaGCGCATTCCGCCCACGTCCCTCACACCGCCaactggtgtggggagcctgaggCCACCCCGAGGGAAGGATGCGCCAGGTGGCCACCGGCACTAgtgggcgcggctgtgaggcgggcgggcagagtgtgaggcagcggccacgcTCAGGTGACTGAGTCGGTGCACGGCTGtaacgcgtgtgtgcagggctgcttcgcaccacgcgatgggggcctgtgacCGGCGTGGAGGGGGTGTAAAGTGGAGCTGAGCTCATGTATGGCAAAGAAGCGGGCACGCTGAAGGAAAGAGCAGACAGCAACGGCAGGGAGTCATAAAGAAAGCAGAAGAACACATGCTGCAAAGCAAGACGAGGCAGTATCTACGTGAGAGATGGcgaaagcgagagaggaggagggagaagggggcggaggtggtggctaTGCGCATGTGAttgcacgcaggcgcactCACAGGAAAGCTCTGACAGCTCGCAAAGGaagacgagggagggggcgatgTTGGTGTTGCCTCGTAACACCGCCCTACGGCGCACAGAGCAAAACAACGTTGGGCGACAATACCACTACAGACTTGTTCGTGCGAGAGGGGGAACGAAAAGGCCTCTATTTATACGCGGACAAGCAACGACCACACGAGGCGTCCCACGAGGCGGCTCTAAGGTGCAGATTTGCCTGCATCTCTTCGAGTCTCTTCCATGCTGCTGCGAACTCCTTTGaccgcttctcctccacctccttcacTCCCACCGCAGCGCCCTCGAGCTGTGTCAGCGTGAAGGCCATCAAGCCATCAAGAGTCCTCTTGTAAAGCTCCATGCCACCGATTTCCTGTGCCACGCGAACCCTCTCCGACTTGGCACGCTTCGTGGAGTCGAGCGTACTACTCAGCTCTTGTTGGCATCGCTGCAGGAATGGtgtggaggtgtgcgtgtaggTAGTTCGCTATTGTggcagcctcctcgccatcgccggcgcGTGGAGGAGAGGCTGTAGGGGGCGCACTGTCACTGCAGCATCGTTGCCACATGTTGACGCCAATCGGACTTCACTGCTCCTTTACAGGGCCCACGCGCGTTGGGTGAGGCTGGCTCTTGTAGAACCTGAAGTTTTGCAGCTATAGCAGCTGTATTGGACGTGTTAGTAGTACCGAGCAATGTACGCACAGGACTGTGACCTGACGAGGTGCTCGTTTGAGGGGAGAACgaaagggagagcgaggtgtTGCTGACAGAACTCGGAGGTGGGATAGCGctgacccccccccccccccaatgACTCGTGTCGTCTGCAATAGCAGCGTGTTACTCCTCCAGTCCATCTGCCGTCCCTTTTTCGGACTCAAAGGACTTGTAGCGCATcgagggtggcggcgcggcaggctAGCCTCGATGACTATCGGCATTTCAAGATCTTGTGGCTGTACCATACGTGCGCCTCCCGTTGAGAAGCGGGGCGCACTCATGAGTCACGTCGGTCACACGGCTTTTACAGTGATCCCAGACAGATGGAGAGGACGCTGTAGAGCACTGCTTTGCTGCGACGCCATCCATGCAGGTGAACATCCCCCCCCGCTGTGAAGCTAGGGGGAGAGGTAGCTGCGTTACCTGCAACCGATTTGGAGGCGTGCTTGTCTCCATTTCCTTCTTTTTGGTGGGACGGCGCCAGAGTTCTACTCGAGGAAAGCGCTTCCATCGCTGCAgcgttgccgtcgtcgtcgtcaacGCGCGCCCTTTGCGACGCCcacgacggcagcaacgccttACACACATGCCTACCACACAAAGCAGCAGAAGGCTACACAGGGCAACCGCGACGCTTGACCAGAGGCTGTAGAGGGCGCCGGTGGATGCAGAGCTCTTGGCGAGTCCCCGGGCATCGCTTTGCCCGTGGGGAAGAGCAacgaaaggaggagggggggaggggggggggacatgACAGCGAAGCCCGCGACTTTATCGCAGCACCATCCGCCCCACATTGTATGCACATGTGCttatgtgcgtgcgtatcagggaagagagagagagacggggaggggcgggggcacGAGCGATGAGGATGCAGAGGTACTCCGCCCATGGCTAGGCGCATACCGCACAGTGCTGTCACACAAAACAACACATATGCACATAAAGCAGAAGACGGAGGACGCACCAAGggctgcgactgctgcaACGCATGGAAAGACGCGCAAGCGTTCTTTCTGCTTCTCACTGTTGATGTTTGCTTGGTTCCATGACATGGTACGAAGACAGGTCACAGGCCTAAACGAAAAGGCCGCAGAGGCAACATGATGAGCACAGCAGAGAGATGGGTTAGGGGGGGGGAGacagagagtgagagaatcccctcccccttccctcctccccaagCATGCGTTCTATGCAGCTGTTTCGTTTGTTGGTGTTCGTTCTGCTCGCTGCTCAGAGGGGCTGCGCACAGCCGTCGCACGTGCATCTGTCGTGTCGAGAAGGAGCATTAACACCGACGGcaaaaaaacaacaaaa
This DNA window, taken from Leishmania infantum JPCM5 genome chromosome 31, encodes the following:
- a CDS encoding tryparedoxin-like protein, translating into MRLSRTHVCCCSKSSMGRHAFPHGPSCLYVHPSPPPDCLSLSRQVVCRFVPPTCCRPCILDTNSAAFFLAEPLRPTRPLFWLSCRICSRMRQSSCCANKALLLPLKSSLAKSTCSSASPPTGARHAAASRQSKKAFHEKHHVKHNFEVLFVSSDSSPDEMRTHFSEAHGDWLALLYNAAQTIGRDWAQQHGLLFDSVAASFGKQRRATCHDELWSRHGTA
- a CDS encoding tryparedoxin-like protein, which translates into the protein MEPNFFNNSELMLLCKDGSAVRAIDVLKDAEYVLMYFSARWCPPCRAFTPLLKSFYETHHAKKKFEVVFMSLDRSEEEMMSYFRESHGDYYCLPYADARSMARVWGDTYNIKIIPTLLVFENANPRKLIARCGREMVTQDPFGKFFPWPDAEPQQPAESFILDYTRKAAIVLGILVLLYSLSKRSS